The stretch of DNA GTGATGAAATCTCAGTTCAACACCCATATCTTTGTGCAAACTGCAATAGTTGACATGTATGTCAAATGCAATCAGCTGGATGATGCACACCAGTTTTTTGTGAGGATGCCTGTGAGGGACAAAGCTTCTTGGAATGCAATACTTTTTGGGTTTGCTCGATCATGTTATCTTGATAGAGTGTCATGTCTTTTACATAACATGAGGTCTGAAGGGATTCAGCCTGACTCAGTTACATTTATGGGTTTAACTCAAGCAGTTTTGCATACAAAGAGTGTGAaattggtgaagtcacttcattcATTAGGAATACAACTTGGCATAGGTGCTGATGTTTCAGTTGCCAACACTTGGATTGCTGCATATGCCAAATGCGGTGACTTGGGGTTGGCAGAGGTGGTATTTAATGAGATCAATAGAAATTTCAAGACTGTTATCTCGTGGAATTCCATGATTGCAGGGCATGCAAACTTTGGAAATGTCTTTGATGCTGTTAATGTTTACAAATGCATGCTACATGATGGATTTATACCTGATGCAGGTACCATTGTTAGTCTTCTTGCATCGTGTATGCAACCAGAGGCACTGTTTCAAGGTATGTTGATTCATTCTCACGGAATCCAATTGGGTTGTGATTTGGACATATGTGTGATCAATACCCTTGTGTCTATGTACGCCAAGTGCGGAGATCTGGATTCTGCACGATTCTGGTTTGATAGCATGTCCGACAGAACTTGCGTTTCATGGAATGTTATGATTAGTGGGTATGCTGAAAAGGGGGATGTTAATGAGGCGTTTACCCTATTTAATGCTATGGTTGTGGCTGGTGATAAACCCGATTTAATTACCATGCTTTCTTTGATCTCAGGATGTGGCCAAGTAGGGGCACTCAAGCTTGGAGAATGGCTTGATGACTACTCCGTTTCCAATGGATTAAAAGATAATCTAATTGTTTGCAATGCATTCATAGACATGTATGCAAAATGTGGAAGTATAAGTGATGCTCGAGAACTCTTCTACGCCATCCCTACGAGAAGTATTGTCTCTTGGACAACTATGATTGCAGGTTGTGCTTTTAATGGAGAATTTACTGAAGCTGTGAACCTATTCTCCCAGATGGTGGAGTTGGGACTGAAGCCAAACCATGTAACATTTCTTGCTGTTCTTCAAGCTTGTACTCACGGAGGTTTACTTGAGAAAGGACGGGAGTACTTTAACATGATGACTAGAAGATATAATATAAGTCCTGGGTTAGACCATTATTCTTGTATGGCAGATCTTCTTGGACGCAGAGGAAGGCTGAAAGAAGCTTTGGTGTTCATTCAACAGATGCCTATCAAGCCAGATGCAGGCATATGGGGTGCATTGCTTGGTGCTTGTAAGGTTCACCGTAATGTAGAGATTGGTGAATATGCATTGCGTCATCTCTTTGAATTGGAGCCCCAGGTTGCAGTTCCATATGTGGAGATGGCTAACATATATGCATCAGTAGGAAGATGGGATGGGGTTGCCACAA from Juglans microcarpa x Juglans regia isolate MS1-56 chromosome 3S, Jm3101_v1.0, whole genome shotgun sequence encodes:
- the LOC121257103 gene encoding pentatricopeptide repeat-containing protein At4g19191, mitochondrial isoform X2; protein product: MKSQFNTHIFVQTAIVDMYVKCNQLDDAHQFFVRMPVRDKASWNAILFGFARSCYLDRVSCLLHNMRSEGIQPDSVTFMGLTQAVLHTKSVKLVKSLHSLGIQLGIGADVSVANTWIAAYAKCGDLGLAEVVFNEINRNFKTVISWNSMIAGHANFGNVFDAVNVYKCMLHDGFIPDAGTIVSLLASCMQPEALFQGMLIHSHGIQLGCDLDICVINTLVSMYAKCGDLDSARFWFDSMSDRTCVSWNVMISGYAEKGDVNEAFTLFNAMVVAGDKPDLITMLSLISGCGQVGALKLGEWLDDYSVSNGLKDNLIVCNAFIDMYAKCGSISDARELFYAIPTRSIVSWTTMIAGCAFNGEFTEAVNLFSQMVELGLKPNHVTFLAVLQACTHGGLLEKGREYFNMMTRRYNISPGLDHYSCMADLLGRRGRLKEALVFIQQMPIKPDAGIWGALLGACKVHRNVEIGEYALRHLFELEPQVAVPYVEMANIYASVGRWDGVATIRTMMRSCRVRKSPGQSRIEVNGKTHIFTVEHRGHHEGKLIYEMLDALNLYSKEEGYFQHLDGADHES
- the LOC121257103 gene encoding pentatricopeptide repeat-containing protein At4g19191, mitochondrial isoform X1; translated protein: MVKYSLTQYQNHVLNFSAIGQWNSRIKEAVNHGKSHKALTLFRQIKQNGIEPNNLTFPFVAKACAKISDLKYSQIVHTHVMKSQFNTHIFVQTAIVDMYVKCNQLDDAHQFFVRMPVRDKASWNAILFGFARSCYLDRVSCLLHNMRSEGIQPDSVTFMGLTQAVLHTKSVKLVKSLHSLGIQLGIGADVSVANTWIAAYAKCGDLGLAEVVFNEINRNFKTVISWNSMIAGHANFGNVFDAVNVYKCMLHDGFIPDAGTIVSLLASCMQPEALFQGMLIHSHGIQLGCDLDICVINTLVSMYAKCGDLDSARFWFDSMSDRTCVSWNVMISGYAEKGDVNEAFTLFNAMVVAGDKPDLITMLSLISGCGQVGALKLGEWLDDYSVSNGLKDNLIVCNAFIDMYAKCGSISDARELFYAIPTRSIVSWTTMIAGCAFNGEFTEAVNLFSQMVELGLKPNHVTFLAVLQACTHGGLLEKGREYFNMMTRRYNISPGLDHYSCMADLLGRRGRLKEALVFIQQMPIKPDAGIWGALLGACKVHRNVEIGEYALRHLFELEPQVAVPYVEMANIYASVGRWDGVATIRTMMRSCRVRKSPGQSRIEVNGKTHIFTVEHRGHHEGKLIYEMLDALNLYSKEEGYFQHLDGADHES
- the LOC121257103 gene encoding pentatricopeptide repeat-containing protein At4g19191, mitochondrial isoform X3 encodes the protein MVKYSLTQYQNHVLNFSAIGQWNSRIKEAVNHGKSHKALTLFRQIKQNGIEPNNLTFPFVAKACAKISDLKYSQIVHTHVMKSQFNTHIFVQTAIVDMYVKCNQLDDAHQFFVRMPVRDKASWNAILFGFARSCYLDRVSCLLHNMRSEGIQPDSVTFMGLTQAVLHTKSVKLVKSLHSLGIQLGIGADVSVANTWIAAYAKCGDLGLAEVVFNEINRNFKTVISWNSMIAGHANFGNVFDAVNVYKCMLHDGFIPDAGTIVSLLASCMQPEALFQGCGQVGALKLGEWLDDYSVSNGLKDNLIVCNAFIDMYAKCGSISDARELFYAIPTRSIVSWTTMIAGCAFNGEFTEAVNLFSQMVELGLKPNHVTFLAVLQACTHGGLLEKGREYFNMMTRRYNISPGLDHYSCMADLLGRRGRLKEALVFIQQMPIKPDAGIWGALLGACKVHRNVEIGEYALRHLFELEPQVAVPYVEMANIYASVGRWDGVATIRTMMRSCRVRKSPGQSRIEVNGKTHIFTVEHRGHHEGKLIYEMLDALNLYSKEEGYFQHLDGADHES